One window from the genome of Lacerta agilis isolate rLacAgi1 chromosome 16, rLacAgi1.pri, whole genome shotgun sequence encodes:
- the NDUFB4 gene encoding NADH dehydrogenase [ubiquinone] 1 beta subcomplex subunit 4 has product MAEPPSSRFKYKPAPLFPLPPQLDPATYDNSPEKRAAEAERMAIRSRLKRHYMLEVNNPHRTIIDDPAVTRWVYARMYNPYPNFRVTPKTSLLGAAFGLGPIFFWWYIIKTDRDRKEKLIQEGKYERPFPMVY; this is encoded by the exons ATGGCGGAGCCACCTTCATCCCGCTTCAAGTACAAGCCCGCACCCCTGTTCCCGCTCCCGCCGCAGTTGGACCCGGCCACTTATGACAATTCGCCGGAGAAGCGCGCCGCCGAGGCCGAGCGCATGGCCATCCGCTCCCGCCTCAAGCGCCACTACATGCTGGAGGTCAACAATCCCCACCGAACCATCATC GATGACCCTGCTGTGACTCGTTGGGTTTATGCCAGAATGTACAACCCCTATCCAAATTTCCGTGTCACCCCAAAAACTTCACTACTgggagctgcttttggactaGGGCCCATTTTTTTCTGGTGGTATATCATCAAAACGGACAGG gATAGAAAAGAAAAGCTCATACAGGAAGGCAAGTATGAGCGACCGTTCCCTATGGTGTATTAA